One window of the Candidatus Thermoplasmatota archaeon genome contains the following:
- a CDS encoding 30S ribosomal protein S27ae, whose translation MADKEKAPKVKTPRIAKKDYFKLEAGKLVRTRKHCPKCGPGVFMAEHPNRVSCGRCGYTEFKKK comes from the coding sequence ATGGCTGACAAGGAGAAGGCACCAAAGGTCAAGACCCCGAGGATAGCCAAGAAGGACTACTTCAAGCTCGAAGCCGGGAAGCTCGTCAGGACCAGGAAGCACTGTCCAAAGTGCGGGCCGGGCGTGTTCATGGCCGAGCACCCCAACAGGGTTTCGTGCGGCAGGTGCGGGTACACCGAGTTCAAGAAGAAGTAG